The Deltaproteobacteria bacterium genome contains a region encoding:
- a CDS encoding helix-turn-helix transcriptional regulator: MADSTRSLIRTLRQQLGMTQEEFAHEIAVTVSTVNRWENAHAEPSKLAWKAIKDLARQRGLPAEGMRTLESF; this comes from the coding sequence ATGGCTGACAGCACCCGCAGTTTGATCCGGACCCTCCGCCAGCAGCTTGGCATGACGCAGGAAGAGTTCGCCCACGAGATCGCGGTGACCGTGTCCACGGTCAACCGGTGGGAGAACGCGCACGCCGAGCCGTCGAAGCTCGCCTGGAAGGCGATCAAGGATCTCGCCCGCCAGCGAGGTCTGCCGGCGGAGGGCATGCGCACGCTCGAGTCGTTCTGA